One window of Candidatus Regiella endosymbiont of Tuberolachnus salignus genomic DNA carries:
- a CDS encoding transposase: MDNVSFHKRQDRQHSIKNAGFTLEYLPVYSPDLNPIEHKWAQAKACRRKYRCDVDTLFSTSLF, encoded by the coding sequence ATGGATAATGTCAGTTTTCACAAACGTCAAGATAGACAACATTCAATAAAAAATGCCGGATTTACCCTCGAATATCTTCCTGTTTATTCCCCTGATCTCAATCCCATTGAGCATAAATGGGCTCAAGCTAAAGCTTGTCGTAGGAAATACAGATGTGATGTCGATACTCTGTTTTCTACCTCCTTATTTTGA
- a CDS encoding IS630 transposase-related protein, with translation MMYTNLMTYPLKFRQHVLAIKEKEKLTYAKTASRFGVGMASLMRWNRRITPCTTHNKPATKIDMEALAQDVAPGLIKICCLRYPIMPLL, from the coding sequence ATGATGTATACTAATCTGATGACTTATCCATTAAAATTTCGCCAACATGTATTGGCCATTAAAGAAAAAGAAAAACTGACGTATGCGAAAACAGCGTCTCGTTTTGGCGTAGGGATGGCCAGTCTTATGCGCTGGAATCGCCGCATAACGCCTTGCACGACGCACAATAAACCGGCTACCAAAATAGATATGGAAGCGCTGGCACAAGATGTCGCTCCTGGATTAATCAAGATCTGTTGCCTAAGGTACCCCATAATGCCGTTATTGTGA
- the clpP gene encoding ATP-dependent Clp endopeptidase proteolytic subunit ClpP: MSYSRADQVSTMALVPMVVEQTSRGERAYDIYSRLLKERVIFLTGQVEDHMANLIVAQMLFLEAENPDKDISLYINSPGGVITAGMSIYDTMQFIKPDVITLCIGQACSMGAFLLTAGTKGKRFCLPNSRVMIHQPLGGYQGQVSDIEIHSKEIRNVKNRMNTLMAKHTGKALEDIEKDTERDYFLSAEESVNYGLVDQILYTRAAVSNLDEKVDKKGKKGTK, translated from the coding sequence ATGTCATATAGTCGTGCAGATCAGGTATCAACTATGGCGCTAGTGCCGATGGTGGTAGAGCAAACATCACGTGGGGAACGTGCTTACGATATTTATTCTCGTTTGTTAAAAGAACGTGTGATTTTTCTGACGGGTCAGGTTGAAGATCATATGGCCAATCTTATCGTGGCTCAGATGCTTTTTTTAGAGGCAGAAAATCCAGATAAAGATATTTCTCTTTATATCAATTCTCCAGGTGGAGTCATTACTGCCGGGATGTCTATTTATGACACCATGCAATTTATCAAACCGGATGTCATTACCCTATGTATCGGACAAGCGTGCTCAATGGGTGCTTTTCTGTTAACGGCTGGGACAAAAGGAAAGCGTTTTTGTTTACCTAATTCACGTGTAATGATTCACCAGCCATTGGGCGGTTACCAAGGGCAGGTGAGTGATATAGAAATTCATAGCAAAGAAATCAGAAATGTGAAAAATCGCATGAATACACTTATGGCGAAACACACGGGTAAAGCGCTTGAAGATATAGAAAAAGACACAGAAAGGGATTATTTTTTATCGGCAGAAGAATCAGTAAACTACGGTTTAGTCGACCAAATATTATACACTCGGGCAGCAGTATCTAATCTTGATGAAAAAGTGGATAAAAAAGGTAAAAAAGGTACAAAATAA